A genome region from Clostridium pasteurianum includes the following:
- a CDS encoding YtxH domain-containing protein, with protein MKYLKGVTTGAMIGAVAGMIILPELSKGTRKKFRKSGRMIRETAEDIMDSMKILGK; from the coding sequence ATGAAGTATTTAAAAGGAGTAACAACAGGGGCAATGATTGGAGCAGTAGCAGGAATGATAATATTACCAGAACTTAGTAAAGGTACTAGAAAAAAGTTCAGAAAATCAGGTAGAATGATAAGAGAAACAGCAGAGGATATAATGGATTCAATGAAAATACTTGGTAAATAA
- a CDS encoding ATP-dependent metallopeptidase FtsH/Yme1/Tma family protein: protein MKHLKNKHFTIPTLIFLISFSLLMLSSLQHNKNFYKTYTSFEKDIKLNSIDTVYLTSSPEITVKLKDGTIYTTDNPRIDTFKENLLKSNIKVSEQSFRDLKSTIYLIVISLSLLYIIIAYIKIFKISLPTKKIFAIDKLETESIGDIGIKFDDIAGNEEAKEGVKDIIDFLKNPEKYSSYGARMPKGVIFYGEPGTGKTLLAKAIAGEANVPFYAMSGSDFVQIYVGVGASRIRQLFKKARENGKAVIFIDEIDAIGKKRDGGKSGGSEERDQTLNALLTEMSGFKEKEGIVVIAATNRIDVLDSALLRPGRFDRHIEINLPDISARKKILNLLTKNKPVRDIDINDLAQKTAYFSGAKLENLINEAAIIACKDSSTFIEDKHIDKAFSIVLAGYEKVDRSHISLKDRKITAYHESGHALVSLKVLPEEKISKVTIIPSTNGSGGYTLSIPEDKMYQSKNYIKNRIKVLLGGRAAEEIIFGKDAITTGAYSDLKKVTSMVTKLVTQYGMGSSLGLLNADELSEINYSASNSVVDECKELVEELYSDTKNIILENKTILENMSDKLIADETLNYDDIKELLLGDNI, encoded by the coding sequence ATGAAACATTTAAAAAATAAACATTTTACTATCCCCACTCTTATATTTTTAATTTCATTTAGTTTACTCATGCTCTCTTCTTTACAGCATAACAAAAATTTTTATAAAACATACACAAGCTTTGAAAAAGATATTAAATTAAATAGCATTGATACCGTTTACTTAACATCATCCCCCGAAATAACTGTAAAACTTAAAGACGGTACAATTTACACTACTGATAATCCAAGAATAGATACCTTTAAAGAAAACCTATTAAAAAGCAATATAAAAGTTTCAGAACAAAGTTTTAGAGATTTAAAAAGTACAATTTATTTAATAGTTATTTCACTCTCTCTTCTGTATATAATAATTGCATATATTAAAATTTTCAAAATATCACTACCAACAAAAAAAATTTTTGCTATAGATAAATTAGAAACCGAAAGTATAGGTGATATTGGCATAAAATTTGACGATATAGCTGGAAATGAAGAAGCAAAGGAAGGCGTTAAGGATATAATAGATTTTCTTAAAAATCCAGAAAAATACAGCTCTTATGGTGCAAGAATGCCAAAAGGTGTGATTTTCTATGGTGAACCAGGTACAGGAAAAACCTTACTAGCAAAGGCAATTGCCGGTGAAGCTAATGTACCCTTCTATGCAATGTCAGGTTCTGATTTCGTACAAATATATGTAGGTGTCGGTGCAAGTAGAATAAGACAGCTTTTTAAAAAGGCTCGTGAAAATGGAAAAGCAGTTATCTTTATAGATGAAATTGATGCTATAGGAAAGAAACGTGATGGTGGAAAGTCTGGAGGCTCAGAAGAAAGAGACCAAACTTTAAATGCTCTTTTAACAGAAATGTCTGGCTTTAAAGAAAAAGAGGGCATAGTTGTAATTGCTGCTACTAATAGAATTGATGTTCTAGACAGTGCTCTTCTCCGTCCGGGAAGATTCGACAGACACATTGAAATAAATTTACCTGATATTTCTGCAAGAAAAAAAATCTTAAATCTTCTTACTAAGAATAAACCTGTAAGAGACATAGACATAAATGATTTAGCTCAAAAAACTGCCTACTTCTCAGGTGCCAAATTAGAAAACTTAATAAATGAAGCAGCTATAATTGCATGTAAAGATAGCAGTACTTTTATTGAAGATAAGCATATAGATAAAGCTTTTTCTATTGTACTTGCAGGATATGAAAAAGTAGATAGATCACATATTTCTTTAAAAGATAGAAAAATAACAGCTTATCATGAATCAGGACATGCATTGGTTTCATTAAAGGTACTTCCTGAAGAAAAAATATCAAAAGTAACTATAATTCCAAGCACTAATGGCTCGGGTGGCTATACTTTAAGTATACCCGAAGACAAGATGTATCAAAGTAAAAATTATATAAAAAATAGAATTAAAGTTTTACTTGGAGGAAGAGCAGCAGAAGAAATTATTTTTGGAAAAGATGCCATAACAACTGGAGCATACAGCGATTTAAAAAAAGTTACATCAATGGTCACAAAATTGGTAACACAGTATGGCATGGGATCAAGCTTAGGACTTCTAAATGCAGATGAATTATCTGAAATTAACTATTCAGCTTCAAATTCAGTAGTTGATGAATGCAAAGAACTAGTTGAAGAGCTCTATTCAGATACTAAAAATATTATATTAGAAAACAAAACTATACTTGAAAATATGTCAGATAAACTGATAGCTGATGAAACTCTTAACTATGATGATATTAAAGAATTATTGTTAGGTGACAATATTTAG
- a CDS encoding rhomboid family intramembrane serine protease, whose translation MIKTEKYLIENLSRRAGGTLKECNCLQNDIKFWAVSFKNEYTEKYIVFSDESKFHYIDYSSCDNKRFEEVNDENLVKVLMVDNNEAWKRYAENHGKGEFIVINYIKNQIVYFNGNNEQIVKLLNMLLNEIVRTTQNKGSMTVTWIIIAVNVIVYAISAWLSNNPIEINSAVLNLLGAKNNALIDSGQYYRLITCMFLHGGLVHIGANMYSLYCMGYMLENVYGKAKYTAIYFLSGLTASIFSYLFSSGLSIGASGAIFGLLGAAVVLGFKLRTRIGKSFLMNMVSVVILNIFISFTIPNIDIFAHLGGLIGGMIISLILGNKIWERQ comes from the coding sequence ATGATAAAAACTGAAAAATATTTAATTGAAAACTTATCCAGAAGAGCAGGAGGAACTCTTAAAGAATGTAACTGCTTACAAAACGATATAAAATTTTGGGCGGTTTCTTTTAAAAATGAGTATACAGAAAAATACATAGTTTTTTCGGATGAAAGTAAGTTTCATTATATAGATTATTCTTCGTGTGACAATAAAAGATTTGAAGAAGTTAATGATGAAAATTTAGTTAAAGTTTTAATGGTAGATAATAATGAGGCATGGAAGAGGTATGCAGAAAATCATGGTAAGGGCGAATTTATAGTAATAAACTATATTAAAAATCAAATAGTTTATTTCAATGGAAATAACGAGCAAATTGTAAAATTACTCAATATGCTTTTGAATGAAATTGTGAGGACAACCCAAAATAAAGGTAGTATGACTGTAACATGGATAATAATCGCTGTTAATGTAATAGTGTATGCTATTTCTGCTTGGTTATCTAATAACCCTATTGAAATAAATTCTGCTGTACTTAATTTGCTTGGAGCTAAAAATAATGCTTTAATAGATAGCGGACAGTATTATAGATTGATAACTTGTATGTTTTTACATGGTGGACTAGTTCATATAGGTGCAAATATGTATTCATTGTACTGTATGGGGTACATGCTTGAGAATGTATATGGAAAGGCAAAATATACTGCCATATATTTCTTATCAGGACTTACTGCATCAATATTTAGCTATTTATTTAGTAGTGGACTTTCTATTGGTGCTTCAGGTGCAATCTTTGGCCTTTTAGGAGCAGCTGTTGTGCTTGGATTTAAGCTGCGCACGAGAATAGGAAAGAGTTTTCTTATGAATATGGTATCCGTTGTTATTCTTAATATATTCATAAGTTTTACTATACCTAATATAGATATATTTGCTCATTTAGGTGGTCTTATAGGTGGAATGATTATTTCACTTATACTTGGAAATAAAATATGGGAAAGACAATAA
- a CDS encoding DUF6762 family protein — MDFTSLVLFERKENDNSFLKEIGSYEVNDGAEYIVKMYYDGDKVKVWFNTKNDVEDWEYSACYDLFNEKAFMEKGFSISEVDDEYNPTWLAKFDYIEEHNGMGKRINELCSLIKNEMDRIFKEMEGKKDQYI, encoded by the coding sequence ATGGATTTTACATCGTTAGTTTTATTTGAAAGAAAAGAAAATGACAACAGTTTTTTAAAAGAGATTGGAAGCTATGAAGTAAATGATGGAGCAGAGTATATCGTTAAAATGTACTATGACGGAGATAAGGTAAAGGTATGGTTTAATACCAAAAATGATGTGGAAGATTGGGAATATTCAGCTTGTTATGATTTATTTAATGAAAAAGCATTTATGGAGAAAGGATTTTCTATAAGTGAAGTAGATGATGAGTACAATCCAACATGGCTTGCTAAATTTGATTATATAGAAGAACATAATGGAATGGGAAAAAGAATAAATGAATTATGCAGTTTAATAAAGAATGAAATGGACAGAATATTTAAAGAAATGGAAGGAAAGAAGGATCAATATATCTAA
- a CDS encoding Fur family transcriptional regulator has product MDLKMCLKNHNIKSTKCRIKILDILSKANDALTVESIYNSCNSEGKFADLSTVYRSLDLFEEKNVVSKVDLGNGKYSYKIKGKTHKHILKCNMCNKEIEIECPMDQVEEIIKNKTGFVLIDHELKMKALCSDCMNKFNKDRDK; this is encoded by the coding sequence ATGGATTTAAAAATGTGCCTAAAAAATCACAATATTAAGTCCACTAAGTGCAGGATTAAGATATTGGATATATTAAGTAAGGCAAATGATGCGCTTACAGTAGAAAGTATATATAACAGTTGCAATAGTGAAGGCAAATTTGCTGATTTATCTACTGTTTATAGAAGTTTGGATTTGTTTGAGGAGAAAAATGTTGTAAGTAAAGTAGATTTAGGAAATGGAAAATACAGCTACAAAATTAAAGGAAAAACACATAAGCATATTTTAAAATGCAATATGTGCAATAAGGAAATAGAAATAGAATGTCCCATGGATCAAGTTGAGGAGATTATAAAGAATAAAACAGGATTTGTCTTAATAGATCATGAGCTTAAGATGAAGGCACTTTGTAGTGACTGCATGAATAAATTTAATAAGGATAGAGATAAATAA
- a CDS encoding manganese efflux pump MntP, translated as MNFYSLFVIAVALSLDAFGIAISIGLDNCVKRKNKVMFSLSFGFFQFLCTFVGAYAGFIFNTYIVAVPQIIGGIIIAFVGIFMIKDGFEHKEEKLLLSAKMYFILGISVSIDAAVVGFTVFNKLSSNFFIFMDSVFIGIVTFVLSVIAFIISRYLKKIDLVCKYADYIGGVILVIFGLKMMFF; from the coding sequence ATGAATTTTTATTCTTTGTTTGTGATTGCAGTGGCATTATCATTAGATGCTTTTGGAATTGCAATTAGTATTGGACTTGATAATTGTGTTAAAAGGAAAAACAAAGTAATGTTTTCCTTATCTTTTGGATTTTTTCAATTTTTATGTACATTTGTAGGAGCATATGCTGGCTTCATTTTTAACACTTACATAGTAGCTGTACCACAAATTATTGGAGGTATAATAATTGCTTTCGTAGGCATATTTATGATAAAAGATGGTTTTGAACATAAAGAAGAAAAATTACTTTTAAGTGCTAAGATGTATTTTATTTTAGGAATTTCAGTTAGTATAGATGCAGCTGTTGTTGGGTTTACTGTATTCAACAAATTATCAAGCAATTTTTTTATATTTATGGATTCTGTATTTATAGGAATTGTGACTTTTGTTTTGTCAGTTATAGCATTTATTATATCAAGATACCTAAAGAAGATAGATTTAGTATGCAAGTATGCTGATTATATAGGTGGAGTTATATTGGTTATTTTTGGATTGAAAATGATGTTTTTTTAA
- a CDS encoding PadR family transcriptional regulator, producing the protein MHNNELDIKEEEKRLYEEYKQKVAKLRKIKKEGKAVGQVFTKGLLPLYVLFVLSLGSTNGNDIANQIGKRTNGLWIPSTGGIYPILNKMEKKSQVEGKWDSGSKKKQKIYSITDEGLKELENKKYLLKDKIGDALRVFEIVYRDLYGGK; encoded by the coding sequence ATGCATAATAATGAATTAGATATTAAAGAGGAAGAAAAAAGGCTTTATGAAGAATACAAACAAAAAGTTGCAAAACTTAGGAAGATAAAAAAAGAAGGAAAAGCTGTTGGACAGGTCTTTACAAAAGGACTTCTTCCGCTTTATGTTCTTTTTGTATTGAGTTTAGGATCTACCAATGGTAATGATATTGCGAATCAGATAGGTAAGAGAACGAACGGACTATGGATTCCAAGTACTGGTGGAATATACCCTATATTAAATAAAATGGAGAAAAAGTCTCAAGTAGAAGGAAAATGGGATAGCGGAAGTAAAAAAAAGCAGAAGATATACAGTATAACCGATGAAGGATTAAAGGAACTTGAAAACAAAAAATATCTTTTAAAGGATAAAATAGGTGATGCTCTTCGTGTTTTTGAAATAGTTTATAGGGATCTATACGGGGGTAAATAA
- a CDS encoding DegV family protein, which translates to MEKIAIVTDTGADLPEKFIKENNINVLAFRIIYRDKEYRDKIDITSEEVYKNLEVEVPKSSMPSLQDMDDLYTKLEEEGYTHVIGITISSGLSGMFNGLKMIADDHPKIKSFIYDSKILTIGEGVLVIECAKLLNNKKSFDEIVEAIPEIRKRIHGYFVVGTLDYLRKGGRIGRIAGTIGKFLNIKPIITVDENGVYYAYDKVRGRKQSLNRLLEIAKRITEKHKCRAYIVHGYAEEEAREFSNKVKQIHNITEVIFNGCLGPVMGVHSGPGLIAIVLLEE; encoded by the coding sequence ATGGAGAAAATAGCAATTGTAACTGATACCGGTGCGGATTTGCCAGAAAAGTTTATAAAGGAAAATAATATAAACGTGCTTGCGTTTAGAATTATTTATAGAGATAAAGAATATAGAGATAAGATAGATATAACGTCTGAGGAAGTTTATAAAAATTTAGAAGTTGAAGTTCCAAAGTCCTCAATGCCATCACTTCAAGATATGGACGATTTATATACAAAACTTGAAGAAGAAGGATATACTCATGTTATAGGTATAACGATTTCAAGTGGACTTTCAGGAATGTTTAATGGACTTAAAATGATTGCAGATGATCATCCTAAAATTAAATCTTTCATATATGATTCTAAGATTTTAACTATAGGTGAGGGTGTATTAGTTATAGAATGTGCTAAACTCCTTAATAATAAAAAAAGCTTTGATGAAATAGTAGAAGCTATACCTGAAATAAGAAAAAGAATACATGGATACTTTGTTGTTGGTACACTTGATTATTTAAGAAAAGGTGGTAGAATAGGTAGAATAGCAGGAACGATAGGCAAGTTTTTAAATATTAAGCCAATAATTACGGTTGACGAAAATGGTGTTTATTATGCTTATGATAAGGTAAGAGGAAGAAAACAATCATTGAATAGGCTTCTTGAAATAGCAAAACGTATAACTGAAAAACACAAATGCAGAGCTTACATTGTTCATGGATATGCAGAGGAAGAAGCAAGAGAATTTTCTAATAAAGTAAAACAGATTCATAATATTACTGAAGTTATTTTTAATGGGTGTTTGGGTCCTGTTATGGGAGTTCATAGTGGACCTGGACTTATAGCAATTGTACTATTAGAGGAATAA
- the trhA gene encoding PAQR family membrane homeostasis protein TrhA has translation MDEDSFYTVGEEIANAITHGIGAALAIAALVILIVFAARTGSAWYVVSYSIYGTCLVLLYLFSTLYHSIQNKKAKRVFRIFDHASIYILIAGTYTPFALTILRKHGGWIIFSVVWTAAVFGIILKVFYCGKFEKISTLIYVIMGWMIIFYFKTILTVMPVQGIVLLVAGGVVYTLGSLLFLFDKIPYNHAIWHLFVMGGSICHFFAVLTL, from the coding sequence ATGGATGAGGATAGTTTTTATACAGTGGGTGAAGAAATTGCAAATGCAATAACACACGGTATTGGTGCGGCATTAGCAATTGCAGCTCTTGTTATTCTTATAGTTTTTGCAGCCAGGACTGGCAGTGCATGGTATGTAGTTAGCTACAGTATTTATGGTACATGTCTTGTTTTACTATATTTATTTTCTACTCTTTATCACAGTATACAAAATAAAAAAGCTAAGCGGGTTTTTAGAATATTTGATCATGCATCTATTTATATATTAATTGCTGGAACATATACTCCCTTTGCTTTAACGATACTTAGAAAACATGGTGGTTGGATAATTTTTTCTGTTGTATGGACGGCAGCTGTGTTTGGGATAATACTCAAGGTTTTTTACTGCGGTAAATTTGAAAAAATATCTACACTTATATATGTAATAATGGGATGGATGATTATATTTTATTTTAAAACCATATTAACAGTTATGCCGGTTCAAGGAATTGTGCTTCTAGTTGCCGGTGGTGTAGTATATACACTTGGTTCGCTGTTATTTCTATTTGATAAAATTCCATACAATCATGCTATTTGGCATCTGTTTGTTATGGGCGGCAGCATATGCCACTTCTTTGCTGTGTTAACCTTATAG
- a CDS encoding single-stranded DNA-binding protein, translated as MNKTLLIGRMAKDPVIKHIEATGNDVCDFTIAVNRRKKKDNGENIADFIPITVWGKLAENVAKYMKKGSLVGVVGRIQIRSYADNDGNRKYVTEVIGEEVQFLENRKEAV; from the coding sequence ATGAATAAAACACTTTTAATAGGAAGAATGGCTAAAGATCCAGTTATTAAGCATATAGAAGCAACTGGAAATGATGTATGTGACTTTACTATAGCAGTAAATAGGAGAAAAAAGAAAGATAATGGTGAAAATATAGCAGATTTTATTCCTATTACTGTATGGGGCAAGTTAGCAGAAAATGTTGCAAAGTATATGAAAAAAGGCAGCCTTGTTGGAGTAGTTGGAAGAATACAGATAAGAAGCTATGCTGATAACGATGGAAATAGAAAATATGTTACTGAAGTTATAGGAGAGGAAGTACAGTTTTTAGAAAATAGAAAAGAAGCTGTATAG
- a CDS encoding cysteine-rich CWC family protein → MNEHIDPTVCPICGKDNNCGNRKGLPHGECWCSHIKVPQGLKDLVPEHLKMKACICKDCVDKYKAEHDLE, encoded by the coding sequence ATGAATGAACATATAGACCCAACAGTGTGTCCAATCTGTGGTAAGGACAATAACTGCGGAAATAGAAAAGGCCTGCCACATGGTGAATGCTGGTGCAGCCACATAAAAGTACCTCAAGGTTTAAAGGATTTAGTACCAGAACATTTAAAAATGAAAGCCTGCATATGCAAAGACTGTGTAGATAAATATAAGGCAGAACATGACTTAGAATAG